Proteins encoded in a region of the Takifugu flavidus isolate HTHZ2018 chromosome 10, ASM371156v2, whole genome shotgun sequence genome:
- the lpcat3 gene encoding lysophospholipid acyltransferase 5 isoform X1: protein MAAPLLKSLAESLGSPEPAVRLILSLVIGYPFALVYRWFLFYQPATVLHLFHTLSGLALAVFNFGPQVYHSAVCVLVQFLMLRLMGRTVTTVLSSFVFQMVYLLAGYYYTATEEYDIKWTMPHCVLTLKLIGLSLDYYDGGKEARSQQKSAALTSVPSLLEVFGFSYFYGGFLVGPQFTLQSYKKLVARELTDTPGKPPNSALPAMRRFALGFLFLVIYAMFSPYFPDSYFLTDEFEAQPFWYRCVFMLLWAKFNLYKYVTCWLIAEGVCILSGLGYNGAVEGKHRWDACANMKVWLFETTPRFQGTIDSFNINTNEWAARNVFKRCRFLGNKAMSHILTLLFLTVWHGLHSGYVICFSMEFLIIMVEKQFVALVNDSPTLTKLANSSLYPLLYVVQQFIHWLFMAYSLVPFCLLTYDKWLRVHMSVYFLGHVFFLVAFLSVPYLRKALVPKKERGQAKQD, encoded by the exons ATGGCGGCTCCCTTGCTAAAGAGTCTGGCCGAGTCCTTAGGTTCCCCGGAGCCCGCAGTTCGGCTCATTCTGTCCCTTGTAATCG GATATCCCTTTGCTCTGGTGTACCGCTGGTTCCTGTTCTATCAGCCGGCCACGGTTCTGCATCTCTTCCACACACTCTCTGGACTGGCTCTTGCAGTTTTCAACTTTG GGCCTCAGGTCTATCACTCGGCAGTATGCGTCCTCGTTCAATTCCTGATGCTGAGGCTCATGGGAAGGACGGTGACAACCGTCCTCAGCAGCTTTGTGTTTCAAATG GTTTACCTACTGGCAGGGTATTATTACACAGCGACGGAGGAGTACGATATCAAATGGACGATGCCCCACTGTGTCCTCACTCTCAAACTCATCG GTTTGTCACTTGATTACTACGATGGTGGGAAGGAAGCa AGATCACAGCAGAAGAGCGCGGCTCTGACGTCGGTGCCCTCTCTGCTGGAGGTTTTTGGCTTCTCCTACTTCTACGGAGGCTTCCTGGTGGGCCCCCAGTTCACCCTCCAGAGCTACAAGAAGCTGGTGGCGAGGGAACTCACCGACACTCCCGGAAAACCCCCAAACAG TGCTCTGCCGGCTATGAGGAGATTTGCTCTGGGATTTCTCTTCTTGGTGATTTATGCGATGTTTAGTCCCTATTTCCCAGACAGCTACTTCTTAACAGATGAGTTTGAG GCGCAGCCCTTCTGGTACCGTTGTGTATTCATGCTGCTGTGGGCTAAATTTAATTTATACAAGTATGTTACCTGCTGGTTGATAGCG GAGGGCGTTTGTATATTATCTGGACTTGGCTACAATGGTGCAGTAGAGGGGAAGCACCGGTGGGACGCTTGTGCCAACATGAAGGTGTGGCTCTTTGAAACGACGCCACGGTTTCAAGGAACCATCGATTCtttcaacatcaacacaaacgAATGGGCGGCCAG aaatgtcttcaagaggTGTCGATTCCTCGGGAACAAGGCCATGTCTCACATTCTTACACTCCTCTTTTTAACGGTCTGGCACGGTCTTCACTCCGGATACGTCATTTGCTTCTCCATGGAGTTCCTCATCATCATGGTAGAGAAACAG TTTGTGGCTCTGGTGAATGACAGTCCCACGCTGACGAAGCTGGCCAACAGTTCCCTCTACCCTCTGCTCTACGTGGTCCAGCAGTTCATCCACTGGCTCTTCATGGCCTACTCTTTAGTACCGTTCTGCCTCCTCACCTATGACAAATGGCTCAGG gtGCATATGTCGGTCTATTTCCTGGGACACGTATTCTTCCTGGTAGCCTTTTTAAGCGTTCCGTACCTCCGGAAGGCGTTGGTCCCTAAGAAGGAGCGCGGCCAGGCGAAGCAGGACTGA
- the lpcat3 gene encoding lysophospholipid acyltransferase 5 isoform X2 — MLRLMGRTVTTVLSSFVFQMVYLLAGYYYTATEEYDIKWTMPHCVLTLKLIGLSLDYYDGGKEARSQQKSAALTSVPSLLEVFGFSYFYGGFLVGPQFTLQSYKKLVARELTDTPGKPPNSALPAMRRFALGFLFLVIYAMFSPYFPDSYFLTDEFEAQPFWYRCVFMLLWAKFNLYKYVTCWLIAEGVCILSGLGYNGAVEGKHRWDACANMKVWLFETTPRFQGTIDSFNINTNEWAARNVFKRCRFLGNKAMSHILTLLFLTVWHGLHSGYVICFSMEFLIIMVEKQFVALVNDSPTLTKLANSSLYPLLYVVQQFIHWLFMAYSLVPFCLLTYDKWLRVHMSVYFLGHVFFLVAFLSVPYLRKALVPKKERGQAKQD, encoded by the exons ATGCTGAGGCTCATGGGAAGGACGGTGACAACCGTCCTCAGCAGCTTTGTGTTTCAAATG GTTTACCTACTGGCAGGGTATTATTACACAGCGACGGAGGAGTACGATATCAAATGGACGATGCCCCACTGTGTCCTCACTCTCAAACTCATCG GTTTGTCACTTGATTACTACGATGGTGGGAAGGAAGCa AGATCACAGCAGAAGAGCGCGGCTCTGACGTCGGTGCCCTCTCTGCTGGAGGTTTTTGGCTTCTCCTACTTCTACGGAGGCTTCCTGGTGGGCCCCCAGTTCACCCTCCAGAGCTACAAGAAGCTGGTGGCGAGGGAACTCACCGACACTCCCGGAAAACCCCCAAACAG TGCTCTGCCGGCTATGAGGAGATTTGCTCTGGGATTTCTCTTCTTGGTGATTTATGCGATGTTTAGTCCCTATTTCCCAGACAGCTACTTCTTAACAGATGAGTTTGAG GCGCAGCCCTTCTGGTACCGTTGTGTATTCATGCTGCTGTGGGCTAAATTTAATTTATACAAGTATGTTACCTGCTGGTTGATAGCG GAGGGCGTTTGTATATTATCTGGACTTGGCTACAATGGTGCAGTAGAGGGGAAGCACCGGTGGGACGCTTGTGCCAACATGAAGGTGTGGCTCTTTGAAACGACGCCACGGTTTCAAGGAACCATCGATTCtttcaacatcaacacaaacgAATGGGCGGCCAG aaatgtcttcaagaggTGTCGATTCCTCGGGAACAAGGCCATGTCTCACATTCTTACACTCCTCTTTTTAACGGTCTGGCACGGTCTTCACTCCGGATACGTCATTTGCTTCTCCATGGAGTTCCTCATCATCATGGTAGAGAAACAG TTTGTGGCTCTGGTGAATGACAGTCCCACGCTGACGAAGCTGGCCAACAGTTCCCTCTACCCTCTGCTCTACGTGGTCCAGCAGTTCATCCACTGGCTCTTCATGGCCTACTCTTTAGTACCGTTCTGCCTCCTCACCTATGACAAATGGCTCAGG gtGCATATGTCGGTCTATTTCCTGGGACACGTATTCTTCCTGGTAGCCTTTTTAAGCGTTCCGTACCTCCGGAAGGCGTTGGTCCCTAAGAAGGAGCGCGGCCAGGCGAAGCAGGACTGA